Proteins encoded together in one Macadamia integrifolia cultivar HAES 741 chromosome 8, SCU_Mint_v3, whole genome shotgun sequence window:
- the LOC122087649 gene encoding late embryogenesis abundant protein Dc3-like: protein MASHEESRTGQATARAQEEKDRMMEKAREAGEGVKDKAQEAKDKGMEKAQAGQERARESKDQTGSYLGEKTEAAKQKAHETAEAARQKAEEAKETARLKTAEAAEKANETGQAGKEKTAGILQQTGEKLKEMAQGAAETAKQTLGMAGTEESGDAPTTTRTNTRE from the exons atggcgTCCCACGAGGAAAGCAGAACCGGCCAAGCCACAGCCCGAGCCCAG GAAGAGAAAGATAGGATGATGGAGAAGGCAAGAGAAGCCGGAGAAGGAGTGAAAGACAAGGCGCAAGAGGCGAAAGACAAGGGAATGGAGAAAGCCCAAGCAGGGCAAGAGCGTGCGCGGGAGAGTAAGGACCAGACGGGAAGCTACCTCGGCGAGAAGACAGAGGCTGCCAAGCAGAAAGCCCATGAGACAGCCGAGGCTGCACGACAGAAAGCGGAGGAAGCGAAAGAGACGGCGAGGCTGAAGACTGCGGAGGCTGCGGAGAAAGCCAATGAGACGGGCCAGGCTGGGAAGGAGAAAACAGCTGGGATACTGCAGCAGACTGGGGAGAAGCTGAAGGAGATGGCGCAAGGTGCTGCTGAAACTGCTAAGCAGACACTTGGGATGGCGGGTACTGAGGAATCCGGAGATGCACCCACCACAACTCGCACTAATACGAGGGAATGA